The following DNA comes from Cellulophaga sp. HaHa_2_95.
TTCCATTTTTTGCCTCAATTGCATTACTGTACTCGGCTACTAGCGCCAGGTTCGGATGGTTATTCACCAATTTAGCAACTGCCATCCTCTGCATGGATGAATCGTCTACAATTATACTTCTTAATTTCATAAAAGGTTGATTTGTGGGGTTAAATCATAGGCAAAGTACTGAAAAAACACGATGAACTACAACAAAAGATGTGAATATGGTATAATTTGTTGTGTAATCAGCAAAATACATGATTAAAAATTTAGGTTAAGTTTATTTTTTTAGCATAACTTTATGGATACTGAATCTAATAACGAAGTTTTTGCAGAAATCTTGTGTAAAGTCAGAAATATTATTACTTTTGCGCTCTTAAAAATATATTAATATGAATCATTACGAAACTGTTTTCATTTTGAATCCCGTTCTATCTGATACTCAGATAGAGGAAACAGTTAAGAAATTTGAAGATTTCTTAATTACTAAAGGTGCCAAAATGGTATCTAAAGAAAATTGGGGCCTAAAAAAATTGGCTTACCCAATACAACACAAAAAAAGTGGTTTTTACCATTTGTTTGAATTCAGTTCTCCAGGAGAGGTAGTTTCCCCTTTTGAGTTAGAATTCAGAAGAGATGAGCGTATCATGCGTTTTTTAACAGTAAAGTTAGACAAGCATGCTATTTCATGGGCAGAAAGAAGAAGAACAAAGTTAAAAACTAAAGCTTAAGTTATGTCATCAATAGAACAACAAGCAAAAGGTAAAAAAGACGGAGAAATTAGATATTTAACTCCTTTAAATATTGATACTAATTCTCAGAAGAAGTATTGTCGTTTTAAGAAATCTGGTATTAAGTATGTAGATTACAAAGATCCAGACTTTTTAATTAAATTAGTTAATGAGCAAGGTAAATTACTTCCAAGAAGACTTACTGGAACTTCATTAAAGTACCAAAGAAAAGTGGCTGTAGCTGTGAAAAGAGCACGTCATTTAGCATTAATGCCATATGTTGGTGATTTATTAAAATAAAAAAAAACGGACAATGGAACTTATATTAAAAGAAGACGTTCAGAATTTAGGATTTAAGGATGATTTAGTTACTGTGAAAAACGGTTACGGTAGAAACTTTCTTATTCCTAATGGTTTAGCTACAATGGCTACTGTTTCTGCCAAAAAAGTGTTAGCAGAAAACTTAAAGCAAAGAGCTCATAAAGAAAAGAAAATTGTTGATGCAGCTACTAAAATAGCAGAATCATTAAAACAATTAGAAATTAAAATTGCTGCTAAATCTGGTGCAGGAGACAAGTTATTTGGATCTGTAACTAACATTGATTTAGCGGAAGCTTTAGCAAAAGAAGGTCAAGAAATCGAGAAAAAATTCATCTCAATTGCAGGTGGAGCTATCAAGAGAACAGGTCCTTACAATGCGCAAATCAGATTACATAGAGAGGTAGTTGTAGATTTTGTTTTTGAAGTAGTTGGTACTAAGTAAGAAAAATAGTTAACAAATAGTTAACAAATATTTTATAAAAAAAGAGTCATGTTCGCATGGCTCTTTTTTTTTGCGCTAAATTCGCCGTAAACTATAAACTCACTCAATTATGTTTAAA
Coding sequences within:
- the rpsF gene encoding 30S ribosomal protein S6; its protein translation is MNHYETVFILNPVLSDTQIEETVKKFEDFLITKGAKMVSKENWGLKKLAYPIQHKKSGFYHLFEFSSPGEVVSPFELEFRRDERIMRFLTVKLDKHAISWAERRRTKLKTKA
- the rpsR gene encoding 30S ribosomal protein S18, which encodes MSSIEQQAKGKKDGEIRYLTPLNIDTNSQKKYCRFKKSGIKYVDYKDPDFLIKLVNEQGKLLPRRLTGTSLKYQRKVAVAVKRARHLALMPYVGDLLK
- the rplI gene encoding 50S ribosomal protein L9, which produces MELILKEDVQNLGFKDDLVTVKNGYGRNFLIPNGLATMATVSAKKVLAENLKQRAHKEKKIVDAATKIAESLKQLEIKIAAKSGAGDKLFGSVTNIDLAEALAKEGQEIEKKFISIAGGAIKRTGPYNAQIRLHREVVVDFVFEVVGTK